One window from the genome of Paraclostridium sordellii encodes:
- a CDS encoding SdpI family protein: MVIILLGIIMYFIGLICKCLHDDYKQYPNIHAGYKIGSAMKDKETWEEANSYIYKACIISLIFSISFIGLTNLLDLKISKVVYYIVEVLILVGPIILTEIHLRKFNKSRSENN; the protein is encoded by the coding sequence ATGGTAATAATTTTACTGGGGATAATCATGTACTTTATTGGTCTAATTTGTAAATGTTTACATGATGATTATAAGCAATATCCTAATATACACGCAGGCTATAAAATTGGGTCTGCTATGAAGGATAAAGAAACATGGGAAGAGGCAAATAGTTATATTTATAAGGCTTGTATAATATCTTTAATATTTTCTATTAGCTTTATTGGATTAACTAATTTATTGGATTTGAAAATTTCAAAAGTAGTTTATTATATAGTAGAAGTATTAATTTTAGTTGGACCTATAATTTTAACTGAAATTCATTTACGTAAATTTAATAAATCTAGAAGTGAAAATAATTAG
- a CDS encoding MBL fold metallo-hydrolase, whose amino-acid sequence MRFKIIGSGGCVALPKPLCSCSICEEARIKGAPFSRYGCSIFLEDISLLVDTPEDIVHAINHSNIKNIDNVLFSHVDPDHTLGMRVFEQLRLNWLEVSEGKECNNPINVYAMESVMFDMNSIKFKFGAYLDYYENTRNLIKRETIDKSIFIDRIKISCIKVNHATIFVFEENNKKVIYAPCDVKPLPNDDIFNNADVLIIGSTIVGDVLKDGFVLKDDNSLRNDFFTMDEIEYIKRKYNISKVIITHLEEDWGKSYNDYLKLECQYNEIQFAYDGMEIDVK is encoded by the coding sequence ATGAGGTTTAAGATAATAGGGAGTGGAGGATGTGTTGCATTACCCAAGCCCTTGTGCTCGTGTAGTATTTGTGAAGAAGCAAGAATTAAAGGGGCACCTTTTTCAAGGTATGGATGTAGCATATTTTTAGAAGATATAAGCCTATTAGTTGATACACCTGAAGATATTGTACATGCAATTAACCATTCAAATATTAAAAACATTGATAATGTATTGTTTAGTCACGTTGACCCAGACCATACGCTTGGAATGAGAGTTTTTGAGCAACTTAGGTTAAATTGGCTTGAGGTCTCAGAGGGGAAAGAATGCAATAACCCTATAAATGTATATGCAATGGAGTCTGTAATGTTTGACATGAACTCTATTAAGTTCAAATTTGGAGCATATTTGGATTACTATGAAAATACAAGAAATTTAATTAAGAGAGAAACTATTGATAAATCTATATTTATAGATAGGATAAAGATAAGTTGTATAAAAGTGAATCATGCAACTATATTTGTTTTTGAAGAAAATAATAAAAAAGTAATATATGCTCCTTGTGATGTAAAACCACTTCCTAATGATGATATATTTAATAATGCTGATGTATTGATAATTGGAAGTACTATTGTAGGCGATGTTCTTAAAGATGGTTTTGTATTAAAAGATGATAATTCACTTAGAAATGATTTCTTTACTATGGATGAAATTGAATACATAAAAAGAAAATATAATATATCAAAAGTTATAATTACTCATCTTGAAGAAGATTGGGGAAAATCATATAATGATTACTTAAAATTAGAATGTCAATATAATGAAATACAGTTTGCCTATGACGGTATGGAAATAGATGTTAAATAA